In the Chromobacterium sp. ATCC 53434 genome, AGAGCGGCCGCTATCCACCGATCCGCCGGCATGGCGAAAACATTGCCGGGGGGCTCGGCAAACCTCTGGCGGGCCGGGCGATATACGCTGGATGACGGATATGTCGCACTGGGACAGGATATCCGGAATCTGAAAACCATAGGCTCACATGGTATTGCGATGGAGGATGACACCACCCACTTCGCCTATCTATTCGATGACGACTACAAGGGCGCTGCTCGGCTGAACATCATTGCGCACGGCCGCAATGACGTGAGCCGCTTGTCGGTTCCTCTGCTCGATCACGCAACGGGCCTGTCTGAGGTTTACGGCCCTGAAGCTTTTGCGTGCCAAATCAAGGAAAGAACCGGGATCGCCTATGAGAACTACCGATACGCGCGGCTAATCATTTGCCGCTCGGCGGATCCGATTGGTGGCAGTGTCTTCGCCCAGCATTTTGCGGACTTTACCGGTTTGACAGTCAAAGCCTATTCCGGCCAGGTCAAGATCGCGCGCGATGTTTTGGGCACGATTGCGGCGTCGACGGGCGCTAGCAACTTTTTCAGCGCCGCCGCCCTTGATGCCGGCGCCGTCAATGCGCGCTTCATGCGCCTCAAACCCTGGTTTGGCGGAGACAAGGAGTTTTTCAGACTGCATCCGGAACGGACATCCCGGATATTCACGCCCTCCCAGACGGGATTGCTCGATCTTCCGGTCTAATCGTTTCGAAAGCATTGCCCTTCCTCCCCCCTCCTTGCAACAACTGCGCTCACCGCTCCGCCACAGGAGCCGACAAACAAGCAGAGGCGATCTGCAAGAGTTTTCTGATATCAAGCCTTGCCCAGAACAAGGCGTAGAGGCCGCATGCTGAAATCCCGCCTGTTATGTCAGGAAGAAAAACCATGAACCACAGCGTTCTGGGGTTTAACGGGGAGCGTCTAGACCCCGTCCATCACACCGCTCATCTGGGCAATGGCCACCGGGCCTACAGTCCGGCGCTGATGCGCTTTCACTGCCCGGACGATCTGAGTCCGTTCGGCGCCGGCGGGGTCAACCCCTACGCCTATTGCGCCGGGGACCCCATCAACCATGCGGATCCAACGGGACACCATAGTTTCTGGGGCTGGCTGGGCATAGGCGTGGGAGTCAGCCTGGGGGTTTTACTGACACCGGTATCCGCGGGCTCCTCACTGGCCGCGACCCTGTCCATCGTATCGATTGCAAGCGCGGTGGCCGCTACCGGCCTGGCAA is a window encoding:
- a CDS encoding RHS repeat-associated core domain-containing protein, which codes for MNHSVLGFNGERPDPVHHAAHLGNGYRAYSPALMRFHCPDDLSPFGAGGVNPYAYCAGDPVNRADPSGHLSWMAWTAIGLGVAGLALAAVTKGASIIVSGGLISALQSASAASIAMSTLAVVSDVTAIACGATEESNPQASAILGWVSLATGAASIGTGLGRAAAIHRSAGMAKTLPGGSANLWRAGRYTLDDGYVALGQDIRNLKTIGSHGIAMEDDTTHFAYLFDDDYKGAARLNIIAHGRNDVSRLSVPLLDHATGLSEVYGPEAFACQIKERTGIAYENYRYARLIICRSADPIGGSVFAQHFADFTGLTVKAYSGQVKIARDVLGTIAASTGASNFFSAAALDAGAVNARFMRLKPWFGGDKEFFRLHPERTSRIFTPSQTGLLDLPV